GGAATCGAGGACCCGGCGCACATCGTCGCGGACCTGGACCGGGCCATCGAATCGACGCAGTGACCTCGACGTTCGGGAGCCGACAGCCGGTCTCGACGGGACGACGACCGCTCGTCTCGCGTAACCAGCGGGGTCGTACACCCATCCCGCTCGAAGACCGGCGCGTATCCGACCGGATCGCCACCCCTGCGACGATCGAGCCTCACACGATCGACCCTTGCATGACCGATCCCGGAGCCACACCGTCACGATGAGGCCGGCACCCAGGAAGTTCGGCATCGCCGACCGCGTCGGAGATCGAGGGATATCTTTGTCCTCGATTCGAGGGGTGACACGATGAGCGACGCCGACACCTCCGGAGCGTGTGACCACGAAGACCTGTGGAAAGAGGGCGTGATAGACGACGGCGGCAACACGGTGCGGGTGTGGAGCTGTCGGGACTGCGATGCGTGGTTCAAGGAACGACTCCCGGGGGAGACGTTCGGCGGCTGGATCGACGTGGAGTGACCGGTCCGACGGCCGTCCGGTCGGAGGGACTGACAGCGATCGATCCCCCAACGTCCGAAGCGGGATCCGTGACCGTCCGCCCGGGGGATCCGATGAGACGACCGTTCCCTATATAAATCACGTCCCCACTCCTTCCGGATTGGATAGGGGAGCGGTTTTTACCGCGATCCGGGACGAACTCCCGGACGAGCGTGTCACTCGATGTACGATACCATCCTCATCCCGACCGACGGCAGCGAGGGCGCACTGGCCGCCGCCCGCCACGGACTGGCCCTCGCGACGGCCTTCGAGAGTCGGATTCACCTCCTGAGCGTCGTCGACGAACGCACGTACAGCAGTTCGATCGCGGACGTGGATTCCACGGTCCGAGAACAGCGCGACGCGTTCGAACGGGAGGCGACCGAAGCGGTTCGAATCCTCGAAGAACTCGCCGACGAGACGTCCGTCGCGTGCCACACGGCGGTGGAACACGGCGTCCCCCACGCGGTGATCGCCTCGTACCTCGACCGACACGACATCGACCTGGTCTCGATGGGAACCCACGGACGGACCGGCCTGGACCGGCTGCTCGTGGGGAGCGTGACCGAGCGCATCGTGCGGACGAGCGACGTTCCCGTTCTCACCACCCGACCCGACGCCGACGAGCGCGGGAGCTACGAGCGGGTTCTGATCCCGACGGACGGGAGCGAGGCTGCAGCCGCCGCGGTCGGACACGGTCTCGCGGTTGCGGACCGGTACGACGCACGGGTTCACGCGCTTTCGGTCGTCGACGTGAGCGGGCTGATGGGCGCTCCCGATGTCGGAATGAACCCCGACGTGCTCGATACCTGGACCGAGTACGGCGAGCGTGCGGTCTCGGAAGTCGCCGGGAGAGCCGAGGACCGCGGGCTCGACGTCACCACGGCGGTCGAACAGGGGCTCCCCTACCGCGCCATTCGGGACTACACTCGTCAGGAGGACATCGACCTCGTCACGATGGGAACACACGGTAGAACCGGGCTCGAACGGTACTTGCTCGGAAGCGTGACCGAGCGCGTCGTCCGAACGATCGACGTTCCGGTGCTCACCGTTCGATAGCTGCGGACACCGAGATCTCGATATCGTCGTCGCGGCACAGGGTCGGTCGTGTCCGATCGGTCCGACGGGTACGTCGCCGAAGACTCGTGCGGACCCATTTCAACACCGGTCTCTCGCTCGCTCCCGCTCG
This Halococcus hamelinensis 100A6 DNA region includes the following protein-coding sequences:
- a CDS encoding universal stress protein, whose protein sequence is MYDTILIPTDGSEGALAAARHGLALATAFESRIHLLSVVDERTYSSSIADVDSTVREQRDAFEREATEAVRILEELADETSVACHTAVEHGVPHAVIASYLDRHDIDLVSMGTHGRTGLDRLLVGSVTERIVRTSDVPVLTTRPDADERGSYERVLIPTDGSEAAAAAVGHGLAVADRYDARVHALSVVDVSGLMGAPDVGMNPDVLDTWTEYGERAVSEVAGRAEDRGLDVTTAVEQGLPYRAIRDYTRQEDIDLVTMGTHGRTGLERYLLGSVTERVVRTIDVPVLTVR